One genomic segment of Suncus etruscus isolate mSunEtr1 chromosome 15, mSunEtr1.pri.cur, whole genome shotgun sequence includes these proteins:
- the LOC126030138 gene encoding olfactory receptor 7G2-like — translation MEPGNQTDVHRGFILLGLSDDPDLQSLLFCLFLIMYLVTILGNLLIILAVISDSHLHTPMYFFLSQLSFTDICISTCTVPKMLLNIQTRTRSITYVSCLAQIGSVLTLGAFENFLLAAMAYDRYVAICHPLRYAAIMNPRLCGLLVGVSLILSLGDALLHTLMVLPLAFCSDRDIPHFFCEFSQVIKLACSDTLSNNILFYLMTCIFGGIPVSGILFSYTQIISSVLKIPSAGGKLKVFATCGPHILVVFLFYGTAFGVYITSSVIDSPGKTAVASVMYIIVPQMMNPFIYSLRNKDMKGALRKLASRTVS, via the coding sequence ATGGAACCCGGAAACCAAACAGATGTTCATCGGGGCTTCATTCTTCTGGGCTTGTCAGATGATCCAGACCTTCAGTCTCTACTCTTCTGCTTGTTTCTGATCATGTACCTAGTCACCATCCTAGGGAACCTGCTCATCATCCTGGCTGTCATCTCAGATTCCCACCTAcacacccccatgtacttcttcctttccCAACTCTCCTTCACTGACATCTGCATCAGCACCTGCACGGTCCCCAAGATGCTTCTGAACATTCAGACTCGAACTCGGAGCATCACATACGTGAGCTGTCTGGCCCAGATTGGCTCTGTCTTGACATTGGGCGCATTTGAGAATTTCCTCTTGGCTGCCATGGCTtatgaccgctatgtggccatctgcCACCCATTGCGGTATGCGGCCATCATGAACCCCCGGCTCTGTGGGCTGCTGGTTGGGGTATCTCTGATCCTGAGTCTTGGGGACGCCTTGCTCCACACGCTGATGGTGCTGCCCCTGGCCTTCTGCTCAGACCGGGACATCCCTCACTTCTTTTGTGAATTCTCCCAGGTTATCAAGTTGGCCTGTTCTGACACCCTCAGCAATAATATCTTGTTCTATCTCATGACTTGCATCTTTGGTGGCATTCCTGTGTCTGGCATCCTTTTCTCTTATACTCAGATTATCTCATCTGTGTTGAAAATCCCATCAGCTGGGGGCAAGTTGAAAGTGTTCGCTACGTGTGGGCCTCACATTTTAGTGGTTTTCTTGTTCTATGGGACAGCGTTTGGGGTATACATTACTTCTTCAGTTATTGATTCTCCTGGGAAGACGGCCGTGGCTTCCGTGATGTACATTATAGTGCCTCAAATGATGAACCCCTTCATTTACAGCCTGAGAAACAAGGACATGAAAGGAGCCTTGAGGAAGCTCGCCAGTAGAACTGTTTCATGA